A single genomic interval of Caldisericia bacterium harbors:
- a CDS encoding DUF996 domain-containing protein encodes MDVKQEKILGGIGAILTVFFIIPVIGWIISFVGLILIAISIKGLSDKLNERKIFTNYLVSIIFFFLSGFVLIGTVILKILKLIKNLPEIFDNNFFNFEYRYDLFTGRRFFRGHPEMLPRLKEFFSNLDGKIWIIIIIILIIWILLIIGGVFKKLSFEKLSEKIKIDNFKLSGLLIFLGTILVPLFGIGIILILIGVIFEIISFFSIKDKLELQETSS; translated from the coding sequence ATGGATGTAAAGCAAGAGAAGATTTTAGGTGGAATTGGAGCAATTTTAACAGTTTTCTTTATAATACCAGTTATCGGATGGATAATCTCATTTGTTGGGTTAATTTTAATTGCTATTTCAATTAAAGGTTTAAGTGACAAATTAAATGAAAGAAAAATTTTTACGAACTATCTTGTTTCAATAATTTTTTTCTTTTTATCAGGTTTTGTTCTAATTGGAACAGTCATTTTAAAGATATTAAAATTAATTAAAAATCTTCCAGAAATATTTGATAATAATTTCTTTAATTTTGAATATAGATACGATTTATTTACAGGAAGAAGATTTTTTAGAGGACATCCTGAAATGCTTCCAAGATTAAAAGAGTTTTTCTCAAACCTAGATGGTAAAATATGGATAATAATAATTATTATTTTGATTATATGGATTCTTTTGATTATTGGAGGAGTTTTTAAAAAATTAAGTTTTGAGAAGCTTTCAGAAAAAATAAAAATTGATAATTTTAAACTAAGTGGATTACTTATTTTTCTTGGAACAATTCTTGTGCCTCTTTTTGGTATTGGAATAATTTTAATTCTAATTGGTGTTATTTTTGAAATAATCTCCTTCTTCTCAATAAAAGATAAACTTGAACTTCAAGAGACTTCTTCTTGA